Proteins found in one Methanospirillum hungatei JF-1 genomic segment:
- a CDS encoding tetratricopeptide repeat protein produces the protein MEDIPEQEGRSWFDFLITRVTALLDAEEYDQALTQVDMGLSVWKGNLYLLFLKSIVLSYLKRPDEALRQLYQIYRENPFEEKFRDELGRNLMLQGYYHSALSVLQHYEFMSNGLAGIRKLFISICHIFTGNPDLAIEYCDGIQSQLGDTPDVTGFMATIHALKALALIHTGEMSAAAEIMAAVGEEGDKMPLVPYVKGILAWRSGDISAAETFLRASCEDQPQDMQSKVDLAHLLTECGREDEALVIRRDISGFYAPPHPEAAPVFRAEELLKSGRYEEAEVFLESAQKSSPDDMDLFIPYLSSLYFTGRYDDLIRLAETGEKASDAWKAIYLKASALYSSGKIREAIRVLITAAARDRTNMMFSLLHMKSAGYFKPPSEETPESLALELFMTDGMDAAIPPFEVLAHASGAPEYLVFLCFCYIMANRGTDAVLISERFADSEEQDFCLIRAIAFRSVGCLHDAEIITQDVLTKSPDSRPALNMYVRTLLEQERYRDAYFELSSRKDALSSDCTLLEVFIRCLIRSGEYRDAALTAVRIMQMNPGRPMDYYLCALACQLEGSFRTGLYAMRENFRICGSSKKNLLMYGRLLLLATEAQEAAILFSECKNSLPNTAEVRYLHTAARILSGSDKECESVSEYAARFFQAEKGELRAFIGDYRQAARMLAEEIRQDPDDSSLRITFARVLFELEQYGEALSQLSLAAGRYGYDGEVKDLLEEGLKMLRLQGPLEDLKTISHTPERYAELLHERAVSLKRYGVVRLAVNVCTTLTNIESDSPIVSRYQADAYHMLGDLEENEERYVQAIAVYDQLLQNDPDNPVFLAEKGLVLDNLRRFDEAEPVLLRALELDPSSGVAHSALCWCLSNLGRHEEAVVHGNQAVILMPYEWGAWNNRGLSRLGLRDFEGAVSDFRQAIRCQPGEVIARRNLCDALAALDDDDAHEEYEQIIVRFGKRAFPEEEEEMPAQPRVPGRPLKTPVGYMDGYW, from the coding sequence ATGGAAGATATACCTGAACAGGAAGGACGCAGTTGGTTTGATTTTCTGATCACCCGGGTTACTGCTCTCCTTGATGCGGAGGAATATGACCAGGCCCTTACTCAGGTTGACATGGGGCTGTCTGTCTGGAAGGGTAATCTGTACCTCCTCTTCCTGAAATCTATCGTTCTTTCGTACCTGAAACGTCCGGATGAGGCATTAAGGCAATTATATCAGATCTACCGGGAGAATCCCTTTGAAGAGAAGTTCAGGGATGAGCTGGGCAGAAATCTCATGCTCCAGGGGTACTATCATAGTGCTCTCTCTGTTCTTCAGCACTATGAATTTATGTCCAATGGTCTTGCCGGAATTCGAAAACTCTTCATCAGTATCTGCCATATATTCACCGGAAACCCGGATCTGGCCATTGAATATTGTGACGGGATACAATCCCAGCTGGGTGACACCCCTGATGTCACCGGATTTATGGCGACAATTCATGCACTCAAAGCTCTCGCTCTTATTCATACGGGGGAGATGTCTGCTGCCGCGGAGATCATGGCCGCCGTTGGAGAGGAGGGAGATAAAATGCCCCTGGTCCCCTATGTAAAAGGGATATTAGCATGGAGATCTGGTGATATCAGTGCTGCAGAGACCTTTCTTCGGGCTTCATGCGAGGACCAGCCCCAGGATATGCAGTCAAAAGTTGATCTTGCTCATCTCCTGACCGAATGTGGAAGAGAGGATGAGGCTCTTGTGATCAGGCGGGATATCTCTGGCTTTTATGCACCGCCCCACCCAGAGGCCGCTCCCGTGTTCAGGGCTGAAGAGCTCCTGAAATCAGGCAGATATGAAGAAGCTGAAGTTTTTCTCGAATCTGCACAAAAATCATCTCCGGACGACATGGATCTCTTCATTCCCTACCTTTCATCGTTATATTTCACCGGCCGGTATGATGATCTGATCAGACTGGCAGAGACGGGTGAAAAGGCGAGCGATGCATGGAAAGCGATATATCTGAAAGCATCGGCCCTGTATTCATCAGGCAAGATCAGGGAGGCCATCAGGGTTCTGATAACCGCAGCAGCGAGGGATCGGACGAATATGATGTTTTCCCTGCTTCACATGAAATCTGCCGGTTATTTCAAGCCCCCGTCAGAAGAGACACCGGAGTCTCTGGCCCTTGAATTATTCATGACCGATGGCATGGATGCTGCAATACCACCCTTTGAGGTCCTTGCTCATGCAAGCGGGGCTCCGGAGTATCTGGTTTTTCTCTGTTTCTGTTACATTATGGCGAACCGGGGGACAGATGCCGTTCTCATATCCGAACGGTTTGCAGATTCGGAAGAGCAGGATTTCTGTCTGATCCGTGCCATTGCATTCAGGTCGGTCGGTTGCCTGCATGATGCTGAGATAATCACACAGGATGTTCTCACGAAGAGTCCTGATTCCCGGCCCGCACTGAATATGTATGTCAGGACGCTTCTTGAACAGGAACGATACCGTGATGCATATTTTGAACTGAGTTCACGAAAGGATGCGTTGTCATCTGACTGCACTCTGCTTGAAGTGTTTATCCGCTGCCTTATCAGGTCTGGTGAATATCGCGATGCAGCCCTTACTGCTGTCCGGATCATGCAGATGAATCCCGGACGTCCGATGGATTATTACCTGTGTGCCCTGGCTTGTCAGCTTGAGGGGAGTTTTCGTACCGGTCTTTATGCGATGCGGGAGAACTTCCGAATATGCGGCTCTTCGAAGAAAAACCTCCTGATGTATGGTCGGTTATTACTCCTGGCTACGGAAGCACAAGAAGCCGCGATTCTCTTCTCTGAATGTAAGAATTCCCTTCCAAACACGGCAGAGGTCAGGTATCTGCATACAGCAGCCCGGATTCTCTCAGGGAGCGATAAGGAGTGTGAATCGGTTTCGGAGTATGCTGCCCGGTTCTTCCAGGCTGAGAAAGGAGAGCTTCGGGCATTTATCGGGGATTACCGGCAGGCCGCCAGGATGCTTGCAGAGGAGATTCGCCAGGATCCTGATGATTCATCGCTGCGGATTACCTTTGCCAGAGTGTTATTTGAACTGGAACAGTATGGGGAGGCGCTTTCCCAGCTCTCTCTTGCAGCCGGCCGGTATGGATACGATGGAGAGGTGAAGGACCTACTGGAGGAAGGGCTGAAGATGCTCCGATTGCAGGGTCCTCTCGAGGATCTGAAAACGATAAGCCATACTCCGGAGAGGTACGCAGAACTGCTCCATGAACGGGCGGTCAGTCTGAAACGATATGGGGTGGTCAGGCTTGCTGTAAATGTCTGTACGACGCTCACCAATATAGAGTCAGATTCTCCGATAGTCTCTCGGTACCAGGCAGATGCATATCACATGCTTGGCGATCTGGAAGAGAACGAAGAACGATATGTACAGGCGATTGCGGTATATGACCAACTTCTCCAAAACGATCCTGACAACCCTGTTTTTCTTGCTGAGAAGGGCCTGGTTCTAGATAATCTCCGTCGGTTTGATGAGGCAGAGCCGGTTCTCCTTCGAGCCCTTGAACTGGATCCCTCATCCGGTGTTGCCCATTCTGCACTCTGCTGGTGTTTATCCAACCTGGGGCGGCATGAAGAGGCTGTTGTGCATGGGAATCAGGCTGTTATACTCATGCCTTATGAATGGGGAGCCTGGAATAACCGTGGCCTGTCAAGACTTGGTCTGCGTGATTTCGAGGGGGCGGTATCTGATTTCAGGCAGGCAATCAGGTGTCAGCCCGGAGAGGTTATTGCACGGAGAAATCTCTGCGATGCCCTCGCTGCCCTTGATGATGACGATGCCCATGAAGAGTATGAACAGATCATCGTCAGGTTTGGGAAGCGGGCATTTCCTGAAGAGGAAGAAGAGATGCCAGCACAACCCCGGGTGCCAGGAAGACCCCTGAAAACTCCGGTCGGGTATATGGATGGGTATTGGTGA